From Vespula vulgaris chromosome 11, iyVesVulg1.1, whole genome shotgun sequence, the proteins below share one genomic window:
- the LOC127067673 gene encoding coiled-coil domain-containing protein 40 yields the protein MSDIQVENLSPLKYDSSTPNTIQDSNKLSKSFWLGKNSVQIPNVLDPDDALMKRFQSALKEHLLRLANKLSEDILDLEAALKSTKKKHEEESLQLYYVQQEISQQQNTIEKYQNTLMKLISLREEKDQKISNIKELHKKAQKKMLEEKEKEDKLSHDLQKMTVLQNQFADWEKEIKKCLIISKKTCQKDAILQQELITEKQKRDCILFKLREEVWRLEEEITNLNEQVQLKLKEKVATSQLVADANTDLEALHREHTNLCNAWNAVVLNISKRDKIYDQLKEEREKMQQSFSTMQTEIEKLKKETLKESENNENLTSLQSRVEDDIAIVSKMVTTGNARINNLESELIKITKFGERTLNEYNVAHAEYQSYLNKEEQIDKELTRLMNWKMEQENLIFEKLKEKVTHDKAARYLNKLLMSTKKMIQEQELLMVQIENSYGKNLLEIARLNTSIENEKIESQELMQRNKEKEKDISDLQKEIKKCDTIIERKRMKIISLNKMIEQILESKGGEENSPQDLKIIALEKNIQETEQNNQKAQQFWLRQQGYMVTLSQQRDEQLQQLNILNKEVMIMEQKNVKIQYQLEKFKKEDANIDKTINLLHQKLLQLNVNLTAQKELREELEDKNCIKKNEYLTSLENAEFDLVKLQSDLQVLINEKVVLNEELNAAQRESLSWEKKVQIMEETKKEIKSEHSSGGDIALMKSEIHKMEMRLSHLKRAQEKLINDMEFCVGRRDVILNKVMGKLKRDPKEQQNQKIVFSKRIKDQKLQIKQILKEIKQTESNILQSEEKMNEMLKELDEKRQALKEIEDIIPDIDQEIMKMDMLKSYKLKSLVFKQRKVKLLQDVKSGRYKMLFKNEALLNDELQNERILHSYLVHVMEQTKQDFPLLKNSIHKIMLTLQIL from the exons ATGTCTGATATACAAGTAGAAAATCTATCACCTCTTAAATATGATTCATCTACACCTAATACAATACAGGATTCAAACAAACTATCCAAGTCATTTTGGTTAGGCAAAAACTCTGTACAGATTCCAAATGTTTTAGATCCAGACGATGCATTGATGAAAAGATTTCAAAGTGCATTAAAGGAACATCTTCTTCGTCTAGCTAATAAGCTTTCGGAAGATATACTTGATctt gAAGCAGCATTAAAGTCTACTAAAAAGAAACATGAGGAAGAAAGTCTACAGCTCTATTATGTACAACAAGAAATTTCACAACAGCAAAAtacgattgaaaaatatcaaaacacGTTAATGAAACTTATATCTttacgagaagagaaagatcaaaaaattagtaatataaaagaattacataaaaaagcACAGAAGAAGATGctggaggaaaaagaaaaagaagataaacttTCACATGACTTACAAAAAATGACTGTTTTACAAAATCAATTTGCTGattgggaaaaagaaataaaaaaatgtttaataatttctaagaAAACATGTCAAAAAGATGCAATTCTTCAGCAGGAATTAATTActgagaaacagaaaagagattGCATTTTATTTAAGCTTCGAGAAGAAGTATGGAGattggaagaagaaataactAATTTAAATGAACAAGTACAACTTAAACTTAAGGAAAAAGTAGCAACAAGTCAATTGGTTGCAGATGCAAATACAGATTTAGAAGCTTTACATAGGGAACATACAAATTTATGCAATGCATGGAATGCagttgtattaaatattagtaaacgtgataaaatatatgatcaattaaaagaagaacggGA aaaaatgCAGCAATCTTTTAGCACAATGCaaacagaaatagaaaaactaaaaaaagaaacacttaAAGAatcagaaaataatgaaaatttaacatCATTGCAATCAAGAGTAGAGGATGATATAGCAATTGTTTCAAAAATGGTTACAACTGGCAATGCAAGAATCAATAATCTTGAATctgaattaatcaaaattactAAATTTGGAGAACGAACTCTGAACGAATATAATGTTGCACATGCT gaatatcaaagttatttaaataaagaagaacaaatCGATAAAGAATTAACAAGATTAATGAATTGGAAAATGGAAcaagaaaatcttatttttgaaaaattaaaagaaaaagttacacATGATAAAGCAGCACGTTATCTAAACAAGCTCTTAATGAGTACAAAGAAGATGATACAAGAACAGGAACTTTTAATGGttcaaatagaaaattcttATGGAAAGAATTTATTAGAGATAGCAAGATTAAACACCTCaatagaaaatgagaaaatagaGTCTCAAGAACTTATgcaaagaaataaggaaaaagaaaaagatataagtgATTTgcagaaggaaataaagaaatgtgatactataattgaaagaaaacgaatgaaaattattagtttAAACAAAATGATTGAGCAG ATTCTAGAAAGTAAAGGTGGTGAAGAAAACAGCCCACAagacttaaaaataattgctttagaaaagaatattcaaGAAACCGAACAAAACAATCAAAAAGCACAACAATTTTGGCTACGCCAGCAAGGATATATGGTTACATTGAGTCAGCAAAGAGATGAACAACTTCAGCAActtaatattcttaataagGAGGTTATGATAATGGAGCAAAAAAATGTGAAGATACAATATCAGTTAGAGAAATTTAAGAAGGAAGATGcaaatattgataaaacgataaatttattgcATCAAAAACTATTGCAATTAAATGTAAATCTTACTGCTCAAAAGGAGCTTAGAGAAGAattagaagataaaaattgtatcaaaaagaatgaatatttGACGTCATTGGAGAATGCGGAGTTCGATCTCGTAAAATTACAAAGTGATTTACAAGTATTGATAAATGAGAAAGTAGTTCTAAACGAAGAATTAAATGCAGCACAACGAGAAAGTTTATCTtgggagaaaaaa gTTCAGATTatggaagaaacgaagaaagaaataaaaagcgaACATAGTAGCGGTGGTGACATAGCATTAATGAAGAGTGAAATTCATAAAATGGAAATGCGTCTTTCACATTTAAAAAGAGCTCAAGAAaagttaattaatgatatGGAATTTTGTGTAGGGAGGAGAGatgttattttaaataaagttaTGGGCAAATTAAAAAGGGATCCTAAGGAGCAACAAAATCAGAAAATAGTGTTCTCCAAACGTATTAAAGATCAGAAATTACAaatcaaacaaattttaaag gaaataaaacaaacagaatctaatatattacaatcggaagaaaaaatgaatgaaatgcTAAAAGAATTAGACGAAAAAAGACAAGCGCTAAAAGAGATCGAAGATATTATTCCTGACATAGATCAAGAAATCATGAAAATGGACATGCTTAAAAGTTAt aaattgaAGTCATTAGTGTTTAAACAACGGAAAGTAAAGTTGCTTCAAGATGTTAAATCCGGTCGTTACAAAATGCTGTTTAAAAATGAAGCGTTACTGAACGACGAGTTgcaaaacgaacgaattctcCATAGTTATTTGGTGCACGTGATGGAACAAACGAAGCAGGATTTTCCACTTCTGAAAAATagtatacataaaataatgttaacattacaaatattataa